In Spinacia oleracea cultivar Varoflay chromosome 5, BTI_SOV_V1, whole genome shotgun sequence, a single window of DNA contains:
- the LOC110799161 gene encoding uncharacterized protein yields the protein MAGDDDSVLPPSTAIVHAYHPALNATNVKALITLVIDVDNVQYTPWATLFRNTAKVYMVLDHIDPKIKRPKDVDGDLWERLDAVLQWLYGTISKDLLLKVLDENATALEIWNRLRKIFQDNRGTRVVLLENQFGNIRMSNYPSLDEYCQALKSVADQLAALEHPVSEERLVLQLVGKVDPEFRTIATIIRQTTPLPSFDEACSTLDLDRLGRLNEKDDDSSSTALLVGAPSHSNAPTGSQQPATGNGGGGGRGGGGKSGGGRNNYKNKKKGGGGNSGGSNSGGNRGQQQQQGLQQPMFPNQWANWWAQ from the coding sequence ATGGCTGGTGATGATGATTCGGTGCTTCCTCCCTCCACCGCAATTGTTCATGCTTATCACCCGGCTCTTAATGCCACAAATGTCAAGGCCCTAATCACTCTTGTTATTGACGTCGACAACGTGCAATATACCCCTTGGGCGACATTGTTTCGTAATACGGCGAAGGTGTACATGGTATTGGATCACATAGACCCTAAGATTAAGAGACCTAAGGATGTTGATGGCGATTTGTGGGAACGACTTGATGCGGTTCTTCAGTGGCTGTATGGCACGATTTCCAAGGACCTATTGCTCAAGGTTTTGGATGAGAATGCTACTGCTTTGGAGATATGGAATCGGTTGCGTAAGATTTTCCAAGACAACCGAGGTACACGAGTCGTTTTACTGGAAAATCAATTTGGTAATATTCGAATGAGCAATTACCCTTCTCTTGATGAGTATTGTCAGGCTCTCAAGAGTGTTGCAGACCAACTAGCCGCCCTCGAACACCCTGTTTCGGAGGAGCGACTCGTTCTCCAGCTGGTCGGCAAGGTGGACCCCGAGTTTCGTACTATTGCCACCATCATTCGGCAAACCACTCCCCTGCCCTCGTTTGATGAAGCATGTTCCACCTTGGACCTTGACCGCCTTGGTCGTCTCAATGAAAAGGACGATGACTCCTCGTCCACGGCTCTTCTGGTCGGCGCTCCGTCTCACAGCAACGCCCCAACCGGGTCTCAACAACCGGCGACTGGTAACGGTGGTGGTGGGGGACGTGGTGGCGGCGGCAAGTCAGGGGGTGGGAGAAACAATTACAAGAACAAGAAGAAGGGTGGAGGTGGTAACTCGGGGGGTTCGAACTCAGGTGGGAACCGtggacaacaacaacagcagggGCTGCAGCAGCCCATGTTCCCAAATCAGTGGGCCAATTGGTGGGCCCAGTAG